Within the Gordonia westfalica genome, the region AGATCAACCGCGTGGCGCGGACATGCTGTATTCCTCCGGCACCACCGGGCGCCCCAAGGGCATCAAACCCCAACTGCCGGGCCGTCAGATCCACGAGCCGGGCGACACGATGACCGCGATGAACCAGTCGGTGTGGGGCGTCGGACCCGACACGGTCTATCTGTCCCCCGCGCCGCTGTATCACGCAGCACCCCTCCGTACGTGCGCGTCGGTCCAGGCCCTCGGCGGCACCGTGGTGGTGATGGAACGATTCGACGCGGAACGAGCACTGGCGCTCATCGAGAAGTACCGCGTCACCTACAGCCAGTGGGTGCCGACGATGTTCGTCCGCATGCTGCGCCTCCCCGAGGAGGTGCGCGCCCGGTACGACACCTCGAGTATGAGAGTCGCGGTGCACGCCGCGGCCCCGTGCCCGGTCGACGTCAAACGGGCCATGATCGACTGGTGGGGGCCCATCCTCTCCGAGTACTACTCGTCCACCGAGCTCAACGGTCTCACCATCGTCGACACCCAGGAGTGGCTCGAACACCCGGGAACAGTGGGGCGGGCCGCTCTGGGCACCATCCGCGTCTGCGACGAGTCGGGCGCCGAGACGCCGCCCGGAACGATCGGCACCATCTACTTCGAGCGGGACCGGTTGCCTTTCGAGTATCACAACGACCCGGAGAAGACCAGTGCCGCGCAGCACCCCGATCACCCGACGTGGACCACGACGGGAGACGTCGGCTACGTCGACGAGGAGGGGCGCCTCTTTCTCACCGATCGGGACTCGTTCCTGATCATCTCGGGCGGGGTGAACATCTACCCCCGCGAGATCGAGGATGCGCTCCTCGCGCATCCGTCGGTGCTCGACGCGGCAGTCGTCGGACTGCCCGACGCCGACCTCGGGGAGAGGGTCGCCGCGATCGTCCAACCGGTCGACGGAGCGAGCGGCGACCACGACCTCGCCGAAGCGCTGCTGGAGCACTTGCGTCCGCGGATCGCGAGGTTCAAGTTGCCGCGCGAGGTGATCTTCCGGGACACGCTGCCGCGCACGCCGACCGGGAAACTGGTGAAGCGCAACCTCTGACCCGGATCGTCCGGGACTCGTCGGCGAACCTCCGTCCCCGGCGTCCGGCCGACCTAGACTGGGCGGATGTCGGGCAGATCGTTCCACTGGCCGTGGATCGCGGCACTCGCCGCCTTCGTCATGTTCGTGGTGGTGCCGCCGCCGGCCGTACTGGCCGCGCCGGCCGCCCCTGCGCCGGTGGTCGTGTCGTCGTCCGTCATCGCCACCGAATGTGCGGGCAAACCTGTACAGGTCGCGGCCCGCTGGTATTTCCCACCAGGTCGGCCTACGGCACTCGTCTGGCTCCAGCACGGCTTCTCCCGGACGGCGGCCAACCTCGACTCCTTGGCCCGCTCATACGCGAGCGCCGGTTTCCTCGTCGTGAGCCCGACGCTGGACTCGGTGAACCTCGGCGGGTGCGCCGTCGCGTTCAACATCGCCGACAACGCGGCGTTCGCCCGGACCGTCGGCGGGGTGTTCGGGTCGGGCCGCGACGCCGCCGGCCCGCTCGGGACCAGTCTCGTCCGAGCACGGGACGCCGCCCACCGTCCCGACGTGACGATGCCGTACCGCATGGTCTTCGCGGGGCATTCGGCCGGCGGCGAATTCGTGGTGGTCGCGGCCGACGCGCTCCGGCGCGCCGACCCGGCCGCCTACCGGCGCCTGGCCGGGATCATGCTGTTCGATCCCGTCAACTCTTTCTTCGGCACCCACTTCGCTTCCGCCGCAGCATCTCTCGGTGCCGCCCGGCTCCCGATCCGGGTGCTGGCGTCGCAGCCGTCGGTGTCGAACACCTTCGAGTCCGGCGTGTCCGTCCTCCAGCGGACCACGCGGCAGGAGTTCCTCGGCTCGCGACTGGTCACCGGCATCCACATCGACGCCGAAGGCGATTCGACCGACCTCATCGGTGAAGTGTCCGAACTCGCCGTGCCGCGACCCCGCAACGGCCGGGTCATCCGCGCACTGGCGACCGGGTGGTCGTCGGACATGGTGGCCGACTCCGTGACCCCGACCTACTACCCCGGCGGCCGCTACTACGACCTGTTGCTCACCACACGCACCGTCACCACCCTTCCCGTGCACTGAGTCTCCCGGAACAGCGAAAAGCCCTCGCACTCAACGAGTGCGAGGGCCTTTCAGCTCAGTACGGCTTACCGGTATTCGTTGGAGAAACCGTAGTCGTCCAGCGGCACCGCAGCGCCGGCCGGAGCACCGAAGGTGCCGTCCGGGCTGTAGTAGGTGTCGTCGTACGACGGCACCGCGTAGGCCGCGGCACGCGCCTCTTCGGTCGGCTGAACCTGGATGTTGCGGTAACGGTTGATACCGGTACCGGCCGGGATCAGCTTACCGATGATCACGTTCTCCTTCAGACCGATCAGCTTGTCGCTGCGGCTGTTGATCGCCGCGTCGGTCAGGACACGAGTGGTCTCCTGGAACGACGCCGCCGACAGCCACGACTCGGTCGCGAGCGAGGCCTTGGTGATACCCATGAGCACCGGACGTCCGGCTGCGGGCTCGCCACCCTCGGTGACCACCTGACGGTTGGCCGCCTCGAACTCGGAACGCTCGACGAGCGAACCGGGCAGGAACTCGGTCGCACCGTGATCGATGATCGTCACGCGACGCAGCATCTGACGAACGATCGTCTCGATGTGCTTGTCGTGGATCGACACACCCTGGCTTCGGTAGACCTCCTGGACCTCGTTGACCAGGTGGATCTGCACCTGACGGGGACCCATGACACGCAGGACCTCGTGCGGGTTGGCCGAGCCCTCCATGAGCTGCTGGCCGACCTCGACGTGGTCACCGTCGGCGAGGAGCCGCTCGGAACCGTCGTCGTGCTTGAACACGCGCAGACGCTGACGCTTCGAGATCTTGTCGATGACGACCTCTTCGGAACCGTCGTCCGGGATGATCGTGATCTTGTAGAAGCGGTCGTCGTCCTCGAGACGAATCCGGCCGGAGACCTCCGCGATCGGCGCGACGCCCTTGGGCACGCGGGCCTCGAAGAGCTCCTGGACACGCGGCAGACCACCGGTGATGTCGTCACCGACGCCACCCTGGTGGAACGTACGCATCGTCAGCTGGGTACCGGGCTCACCGATCGACTGGGCCGCGATGATACCGACGGCCTCACCGATGTCGACGAGCTTGCCGGTGGCCATCGAACGGCCGTAGCAGTGCGCACACACACCGGTGCCGGTGGCACAGGTGAGGACCGACCGGACCTTGACCTGGGCGATGCCGGCAGCGAGGAGAGCCTCGATGGCCGGGTCGCCGAGATCGTGGCCACGCTCGACGACGACGTTGCCGTCGGCGTCGACCGCATCGGCGGCCAGGGTGCGTGCGTATGCCGAGGTCTCGACATGCGCGTCGCGGATGATCGAGCCGTCGGGCTGCTTCTCACCCAGCGGCACGTTGATGCCGCGCTCGGTGCCACAGTCGGTCTCGCGAACGATGACGTCCTGCGACACGTCGACCAGACGACGGGTCAGGTAACCCGAGTCGGCGGTACGGAGAGCCGTGTCCGCCAGACCCTTACGGGCACCGTGCGTGTTGATGAAGTACTCGGCGACGGTCAGGCCCTCGCGGAACGAGGACTTGATCGGGCGCGGGATGAACTCACCCTTCGGGTTGGTCACCAGACCCTTCATGCCCGACAGGTTACGAACCTGCGTCAGGTTACCGGTGGCACCCGACTTCGGGATCATGATGATCGGGTTGTCTTCGGGGTAGAAGTCCTCCATGGCCTTACCGACTTCTTCGGTGGCCTGCTTCCAGATCTCCACCAGTGCGTCGCGACGCTCGTCCGGCGTGAGGGCACCGCGCTGGAACTTGCGCTCCAGGCCGTCGGCACGCTCCTCGTAACGGTCGAGGATCTCCGCCTTCTGCGGCGGCACGAGCACGTCGGCCATCGAGACGGTGACGCCCGAACGGGTGGCCCAGTAGAAGCCGACGTCCTTCAGCTTGTCGACGGTCTGGGCGACCACGATCATCGGGTAGCGCTCGGCGAGATCGTTGATGATCGCGGCCTGACGCTTCTTCGGCATCTGCTCGTCGACGAACGCGTACTCGATCGGGAGCAGCTCGTTGAAGAGCACGCGACCCAGCGTCGTGACGGTCGACCACGGCTGACCGAAACGCCATCCCTCGGGGAACAGCTCGGCCTCGAGTTCGGCGGGCGGACGCTGATCGGTCAGGCGCACCTTGATGCGCGACTGCACGGTGAGCTGTCCGCGGTCGACGGCCATGATGGCCTCGGCCGGGCTCGAGTAGACGCCACGCTCGACGTCGTCGGCGGTGGCCGGGGTGTACTCCCCTGCCGCACCCTCCTTGAGGGTGGTCAGGAAGTACAGACCGGTCACCATGTCCAGACGCGGCATGGCGAGCGGGCGGCCCGACGCCGGCGACAGGATGTTGTTCGACGACAGCATCAGGATGCGGGCCTCGGCCTGCGCCTCGGCGGACAGCGGCAGGTGGACTGCCATCTGGTCACCGTCGAAGTCGGCGTTGAAGGCTTCACACACCAGCGGGTGCAGCTGGATGGCCTTGCCCTCCACCAGCTGCGGCTCGAAGGCCTGGATACCGAGGCGGTGCAGCGTCGGCGCACGGTTCAGCAGAACCGGGTGCTCGGCGATGACCTCTTCGAGGACGTCCCACACCGCGGGGCGCTGACGCTCGACCATGCGCTTGGCCGACTTGATGTTCTGGGCCTGGTTCAGGTCGACCAGACGCTTCATCACGAACGGCTTGAACAGCTCGAGAGCCATCAGCTTCGGCAGACCACACTGGTGCAGCTTCAGCTGCGGGCCGACGACGATGACCGAACGGCCCGAGTAGTCGACGCGCTTACCGAGCAGGTTCTGACGGAAACGACCCTGCTTGCCCTTGAGCAGATCGCTCAGGGACTTCAGCGGGCGGTTGCCCGGTCCGGTGACCGGACGGCCGCGACGACCGTTGTCGAACAGGGCGTCGACCGACTCCTGCAGCATCCGCTTCTCGTTGTTCACGATGATCTCGGGGCACCGAGGTCGATCAGACGCTTGAGGCGGTTGTTGCGGTTGATGACGCGGCGGTACAGGTCGTTCAGGTCGGAGGTCGCGAAGCGGCCACCGTCGAGCTGAACCATCGGGCGCAGCTCCGGCGGGATCACCGGAACGGCGTCGAGGACCATGCCCAGCGGCGAGTTGCCCGACTGCTGGAACGCGGCGACGACCTTGAGACGCTTGAGGGCACGCAGCTTCTTCTGGCCCTTGCCGCTGCGAATGGTCTCGCGCAGCGACTCGGCCTCGGCGTCGATGTCGAAGGTCTCGAGGAGCTTCTTGATCGCCTCGGCACCCATCGAACCCTGGAAGTACTCGCCGTAGCGCTCTTCGAGCTGGCGGTACAGCTTCTCGTCGATGATGAGGTCGCCCGGGGAGAGCTTGACGAACTTGTCCCAGATCTCCTCGAGGCCGTCGAGCTCACGCTGAGCGGAGTCGCGCATACGACGCATCTCGCGCTCGGCGCCGTCGCGCACCTTGCGGCGCACGTCGGCCTTGGCACCCTCGGCCTCGAGCTCGGCGAGATCCTGCTCGAGCTTCTGCTGACGCTCGTTCAGGTCGGCGTCGCGCTGATCGGCGACGGCCTTCTTCTCGACCTCCATCTCGGCCTCGAGGGTCGAGAGCTCGTTGTGACGCAGTTCGTCGTCGACCGCGGTGATCACATAGGCGGCGAAGTAGATGATCTTCTCGAGATCCTTCGGCGCCAGGTCGAGCAGGTAGCCCAGCCGGCTCGGCACACCCTTGAAGTACCAGATGTGCGTGACCGGTGCGGCCAGCTCGATGTGGCCCATGCGCTCACGGCGCACCTTGGCCTTGGTCACCTCGACGCCGCAGCGCTCACAGATGATGCCCTTGAAGCGGACGCGCTTGTACTTACCGCAGTAGCACTCCCAGTCGCGGGTGGGTCCGAAGATCTTCTCGCAGAACAAGCCGTCCTTCTCGGGCTTGAGCGTGCGGTAGTTGATCGTCTCCGGCTTCTTGACCTCACCGTATGACCAGTTGTGGATGTCGTCGGCCGTGGCCAGGCCGATCTTCAGTTCGTCGAAAAAGTTGACGTCGAGCACTCTGTGCCTTCCTGAGCGAGCTCTGTCTTCGTCTGTGGGGGGCACACGGGGGGCGCAGCCCCCGTGCGGTCAGTTGGCGAGGTCGTCGACGGTTGCCGACTCGTTGCGCGACAGGTTGATTCCGAGGTTGGCAGCGGCGCGCTCCAGGTCCTCGTCGTCGGTGTCGTGCATCTCGATGGCGGCACCGTCGGAGCTGAGGACCTCGACGTTCAGGCAGAGCGACTGAAGTTCCTTCAGAAGCACCTTGAACGATTCGGGGATACCCGGCTCCGGGATGTTCTCGCCCTTGACGATCGCCTCGTAGACCTTCACGCGGCCCACCACGTCGTCCGACTTGATGGTGAGCAGCTCCTGCAGGGTGTAGGCGGCACCGTAGGCCTGCATCGCCCAGCACTCCATCTCACCGAAGCGCTGACCACCGAACTGCGCCTTACCACCGAGCGGCTGCTGGGTGATCATCGAGTACGGACCGGTCGAACGAGCGTGGATCTTGTCGTCGACCAGGTGGTGCAGCTTGATGATGTACATGTAGCCGACCGACACGGGGTACGGGAACGGCTCGCCGGAGCGACCGTCGAACAGCATCGCCTTGCCGTCGCCGTTGACCATCACCTCGCCGTCGCGGTTGGGCAGCGTCGAGGACAGCAGTCCGGTCAGCTCCTCCTCGCGCGCGCCGTCGAACACCGGGGTCGCGGTGTTGGTGTCGGGCTCCGCCGAGTACATGTCCTCGGGGAGGTTCGACGCCCACTCCGGAACGCCCTCGGCCACGTTGATGTTCCAGCCGGCCTTGGCGATCCACCCGAGGTGGGTCTCCAGGATCTGGCCGATGTTCATACGACGCGGCACACCGTGGGTGTTCAGGATGATGTCGACGGGGGTGCCGTCGGGCAGGAACGGCATGTCCTCCTGAGGAAGGATCTTGCCGATGACGCCCTTGTTGCCGTGACGACCGGCGAGCTTGTCGCCGTCCTGGATCTTGCGCTTCTGGGCCACGTACACACGGACCAGCTCGTTGACGCCGGGCGCGAGATCGTCGTCGTCGTCGCGGCTGAACACGCGCACGCCGATGACCTTGCCGGTCTCGCCGTGGGGCACCTTCAGCGAGGTGTCGCGGACCTCACGGGCCTTCTCACCGAAGATGGCACGCAGCAGACGCTCTTCCGGGGTCAGCTCGGTCTCGCCCTTCGGGGTGACCTTGCCGACCAGGATGTCGCCGTCGCGGACCTCGGCACCGATGCGCACGATGCCGCGCTCGTCGAGGTCGGCGAGGACCTCGTCGGAGACGTTCGGGATGTCCCGGGTGATCTCCTCGGCACCGAGCTTGGTGTCGCGGGCGTCGATCTCGTGCTCTTCGATGTGGATCGAGGTGAGCACGTCCTCTTCGACGAGGCGCTGCGACAGGATGATCGCGTCCTCGTAGTTGTGACCCTCCCACGGCATGATCGCCACGAGCAGGTTCTTGCCGAGCGCCATCTCACCGTTCTCGGTGCAGGGGCCGTCGGCGAGGACCTGGCCGGCCTCCACACGCTGACCCTCGTCCACGATCGGACGCTGGTTGGCGCAGGTGCCGTGGTTCGAACGCGCGAACTTGCGCATCCGGTAGGTGTCGCGGGTGCCGTCGTCGGACATGACGGTGATGTAGTCGGCCGAGACCTCTTCCACCACGCCGGTCTTGCCCGAGACGATGACGTCACCGGCGTCGACGGCGGCACGGAGCTCCATGCCGGTACCGACCAGCGGCGACTCGTTGCGCACCAGCGGCACGGCCTGACGCTGCATGTTGGCACCCATCAGGGCGCGGTTCGCGTCGTCGTGCTCGAGGAACGGGATCATCGCGGTCGCGACCGACACCATCTGACGCGGCGAGACGTCGAGGTACTCGACGGCGTCGGCGCCGACGAACTCCACCTCGGAGCCCTTCTTGCGCACCAGCACACGCTCGTCGGTGATGCGGCCGCTGCCGTCGAAGTTGGTGTTGGCCTGACCGATGAGGAAGCGATCCTCCTCGTCGGCGGTCATGTACTCGATCTCGTCGGTGACGACACCCTCGACGACCTTGCGGTACGGGGTCTCGATGAAGCCGAACGGGTTGACCCGCGCGTACACCGAGAGCGAACCGATCAGACCGATGTTCGGACCCTCAGGGGTCTCGATCGGGCACATACGGCCGTAGTGCGACGGGTGGACGTCGCGCACCTCGAGGCCGGCACGCTCACGGCTCAGACCGCCGGGGCCCAGCGCCGACAGACGACGCTTGTGGGTCAGACCCGACAGCGGGTTGTTCTGGTCCATGAACTGCGACAGCTGGCTGGTTCCGAAGAATTCCTTGATCGCCGCCACGACGGGACGGATGTTGATCAGGGTCTGCGGGGTGATCGCCTCGACGTCCTGGGTGGTCATGCGCTCACGCACGACACGCTCCATACGCGAGAGGCCCACGCGGATCTGGTTCTGGATCAGCTCGCCGACGGTACGCAGGCGACGGTTGCCGAAGTGGTCGATGTCGTCGACCTCGACGGGCACCTCGACGCCACCGGGCACGGTCATGTAGGTGACGGTGTGCGGGTCGGCCTCGTGCAGACGCACCAGGTACTCGACGGTCGCGATGATGTCCTCGCGGGTCAGGGTCGACTCGCCGGTCATCGGGTTGCCGGTCAGGCCCAGCTTCTTGTTGACCTTGTAACGGCCCACGCGAGCGAGGTCGTAACGCTTGTCCTTGAAGAACAGGTTCTCCAGGAGGTTCTCCGCGGACTCCTTGGTCGGCGGCTCACCCGGACGCAGCTTGCGGTAGACCTCGAGCAGCGCCTCGTCCTGGTTGGCGGTGTTGTCCTTCTCCAGGGTCGACATCATGATCTCGGAGAAGCCGAAGCGCTCGGCGATCTCCTCGGTCGTGAAACCGAGGGCCTTGAGCAGCACGGTGACCGGCTGACGACGCTTGCGGTCGATGCGCACGCCCACGGTGTCGCGCTTGTCGACGTCGAACTCCAGCCACGCACCGCGACCCGGGATCACCTTGACGGTGTGCAGGGTCTTCTCGGTGGCCTTGTCGATCGCGGCGTCGAAGTACACGCCGGGGCTACGGACCAGCTGGCTCACCACGACACGCTCGGTGCCGTTGATGATGAAGCTGCCCTTGTCGGTCATGATCGGGAAGTCGCCCATGAAGACGGTCTG harbors:
- a CDS encoding acyl-CoA synthetase, producing MYPGAHLTSRPHDPAVIMAEGGETVTFAQLESRSIQMARALADCGLQPGDHLAVLATNTARVFDIYWAAMRSGLYLTMVNWHLTAGESAHIVSDCGATALIVDAALADIGTELIPLTPNVTTRFAYSGHIDGHDELDAVAARQPTEPPGDQPRGADMLYSSGTTGRPKGIKPQLPGRQIHEPGDTMTAMNQSVWGVGPDTVYLSPAPLYHAAPLRTCASVQALGGTVVVMERFDAERALALIEKYRVTYSQWVPTMFVRMLRLPEEVRARYDTSSMRVAVHAAAPCPVDVKRAMIDWWGPILSEYYSSTELNGLTIVDTQEWLEHPGTVGRAALGTIRVCDESGAETPPGTIGTIYFERDRLPFEYHNDPEKTSAAQHPDHPTWTTTGDVGYVDEEGRLFLTDRDSFLIISGGVNIYPREIEDALLAHPSVLDAAVVGLPDADLGERVAAIVQPVDGASGDHDLAEALLEHLRPRIARFKLPREVIFRDTLPRTPTGKLVKRNL
- a CDS encoding alpha/beta hydrolase, giving the protein MSGRSFHWPWIAALAAFVMFVVVPPPAVLAAPAAPAPVVVSSSVIATECAGKPVQVAARWYFPPGRPTALVWLQHGFSRTAANLDSLARSYASAGFLVVSPTLDSVNLGGCAVAFNIADNAAFARTVGGVFGSGRDAAGPLGTSLVRARDAAHRPDVTMPYRMVFAGHSAGGEFVVVAADALRRADPAAYRRLAGIMLFDPVNSFFGTHFASAAASLGAARLPIRVLASQPSVSNTFESGVSVLQRTTRQEFLGSRLVTGIHIDAEGDSTDLIGEVSELAVPRPRNGRVIRALATGWSSDMVADSVTPTYYPGGRYYDLLLTTRTVTTLPVH
- a CDS encoding DNA-directed RNA polymerase subunit beta — encoded protein: MAVNRQSTSTIPGAPHRASFAKISEPLEVPGLLDLQLDSFEWLVGSPEWRAKAIARGDENPTGGLEDILHELSPIEDFSGSMSLSFSEPHFDEVKASVEECKDKDMTYAAPLFVTAEFINNNTGEIKSQTVFMGDFPIMTDKGSFIINGTERVVVSQLVRSPGVYFDAAIDKATEKTLHTVKVIPGRGAWLEFDVDKRDTVGVRIDRKRRQPVTVLLKALGFTTEEIAERFGFSEIMMSTLEKDNTANQDEALLEVYRKLRPGEPPTKESAENLLENLFFKDKRYDLARVGRYKVNKKLGLTGNPMTGESTLTREDIIATVEYLVRLHEADPHTVTYMTVPGGVEVPVEVDDIDHFGNRRLRTVGELIQNQIRVGLSRMERVVRERMTTQDVEAITPQTLINIRPVVAAIKEFFGTSQLSQFMDQNNPLSGLTHKRRLSALGPGGLSRERAGLEVRDVHPSHYGRMCPIETPEGPNIGLIGSLSVYARVNPFGFIETPYRKVVEGVVTDEIEYMTADEEDRFLIGQANTNFDGSGRITDERVLVRKKGSEVEFVGADAVEYLDVSPRQMVSVATAMIPFLEHDDANRALMGANMQRQAVPLVRNESPLVGTGMELRAAVDAGDVIVSGKTGVVEEVSADYITVMSDDGTRDTYRMRKFARSNHGTCANQRPIVDEGQRVEAGQVLADGPCTENGEMALGKNLLVAIMPWEGHNYEDAIILSQRLVEEDVLTSIHIEEHEIDARDTKLGAEEITRDIPNVSDEVLADLDERGIVRIGAEVRDGDILVGKVTPKGETELTPEERLLRAIFGEKAREVRDTSLKVPHGETGKVIGVRVFSRDDDDDLAPGVNELVRVYVAQKRKIQDGDKLAGRHGNKGVIGKILPQEDMPFLPDGTPVDIILNTHGVPRRMNIGQILETHLGWIAKAGWNINVAEGVPEWASNLPEDMYSAEPDTNTATPVFDGAREEELTGLLSSTLPNRDGEVMVNGDGKAMLFDGRSGEPFPYPVSVGYMYIIKLHHLVDDKIHARSTGPYSMITQQPLGGKAQFGGQRFGEMECWAMQAYGAAYTLQELLTIKSDDVVGRVKVYEAIVKGENIPEPGIPESFKVLLKELQSLCLNVEVLSSDGAAIEMHDTDDEDLERAAANLGINLSRNESATVDDLAN